A portion of the Paenibacillus hamazuiensis genome contains these proteins:
- a CDS encoding ABC transporter ATP-binding protein, giving the protein MEVFRQLKEFYWPERRFLYAAILCLLVAVTLGLVYPNLLRYLIDEVITKKQFEGVPYLALLVVTVVTIKGLFMWLQGASSGQLANRTAYRLRNSLYEKLQYLSFQYYDKARTGDLMSRLTADLQAVRDFIGFGFVQILNVVLMFSFGTIMMMTINWKLTLITMAAMPLLAFTAIRFESKIHPAFRQIRKSMSAMTTSVQENITGVRTVKSFAREPFEIEKFAQRNEEYKQNNVDTSNIWATYFPRMEFFANASVVILLGVGGYLVLGKTITLGELVACFSLIWYIIGPMWQIGFHINNFTQSKAAGERLLEILHHHVHVKNKDNAIELKSERVKGHVRFENVTFAYPEQQPALHDLNIDAPAGSIIGLLGGTGSGKSTVIQLLLRAYNVKMGKITVDGIDIRDVTLESLRQQMAIVFQETFLFSSTIRNNIAYGIRDASMDDIVRAAKLAKAHDFIMELPLGYDTIVGERGLGLSGGQKQRIAIARALLKNPKILILDDATSAVDMETEHEIQLGFQEVMKGRTTFIIAHRISSLKHADEILVLDQGRVVQRGTHEQLMKQEGPYLETYKIQFADEPEQDSEGIESDSASGVEAAEKVSASEVAAAAQRRFSH; this is encoded by the coding sequence ATTCTCTGCCTGCTCGTCGCGGTTACGCTGGGGCTCGTTTACCCGAACTTGCTCAGGTACCTGATCGACGAAGTCATCACGAAAAAGCAGTTTGAAGGGGTCCCTTACTTGGCGCTGCTTGTCGTTACCGTAGTCACGATTAAAGGTTTGTTCATGTGGCTGCAGGGCGCATCGAGCGGTCAGCTCGCCAACCGCACGGCTTACCGGCTGAGAAATTCGCTGTACGAGAAGCTGCAGTATTTATCGTTCCAGTATTACGACAAAGCGCGCACCGGCGACCTGATGTCGAGACTGACGGCGGATTTGCAGGCTGTGCGCGACTTTATCGGCTTCGGTTTCGTGCAAATATTAAACGTCGTTCTCATGTTTTCGTTCGGCACGATCATGATGATGACGATCAATTGGAAGCTGACGCTGATCACGATGGCGGCGATGCCCTTGCTTGCTTTTACGGCGATCCGCTTTGAAAGCAAGATCCATCCGGCGTTCCGGCAAATCCGCAAATCGATGAGCGCCATGACGACTTCCGTTCAGGAGAACATCACCGGTGTCCGCACGGTCAAGTCGTTCGCGCGGGAGCCTTTTGAAATCGAAAAGTTTGCTCAGCGCAACGAGGAATACAAGCAAAACAACGTCGATACGTCGAACATTTGGGCGACCTATTTTCCGCGGATGGAGTTTTTTGCGAATGCGAGCGTCGTCATTCTTCTCGGCGTCGGCGGTTACCTGGTGCTGGGGAAAACCATTACGCTCGGCGAGCTCGTCGCCTGCTTCAGCTTGATCTGGTACATCATCGGACCGATGTGGCAAATCGGCTTTCATATCAACAACTTCACGCAGTCGAAGGCCGCCGGCGAACGGCTGCTGGAAATTTTGCATCACCATGTTCACGTGAAAAATAAGGACAATGCGATCGAGCTGAAATCCGAGCGGGTGAAAGGACATGTGCGCTTCGAAAACGTCACCTTCGCTTATCCGGAACAGCAGCCGGCTCTGCATGACCTGAACATCGATGCGCCTGCAGGCTCCATAATCGGACTGCTTGGCGGCACCGGCTCCGGCAAATCGACGGTCATTCAGCTGCTGCTTCGCGCTTACAACGTCAAGATGGGCAAAATTACGGTCGACGGCATCGACATCCGCGACGTGACGCTGGAAAGCCTGCGTCAGCAAATGGCGATCGTCTTCCAGGAAACGTTCCTGTTCTCCTCGACGATCCGCAACAATATCGCCTACGGCATTCGCGACGCGTCGATGGACGACATCGTTCGCGCGGCGAAGCTGGCCAAGGCGCACGATTTCATCATGGAGCTGCCGCTCGGCTATGATACGATCGTCGGCGAGCGCGGACTCGGCCTCTCGGGCGGGCAAAAGCAGCGGATTGCGATCGCGCGGGCGCTGCTGAAAAACCCGAAAATTCTGATCCTCGACGACGCGACAAGCGCCGTAGATATGGAAACCGAACACGAGATTCAGCTTGGCTTCCAGGAAGTGATGAAAGGCCGCACGACGTTTATCATCGCGCACCGAATATCTTCATTGAAGCACGCGGATGAAATACTTGTGCTCGATCAAGGCCGCGTTGTGCAGCGGGGAACCCACGAGCAGCTGATGAAGCAGGAAGGCCCGTATCTGGAAACATACAAAATCCAGTTTGCAGACGAGCCGGAGCAGGACAGCGAGGGGATCGAGTCCGACAGCGCTTCGGGGGTCGAAGCGGCGGAAAAAGTCTCTGCCTCCGAAGTTGCAGCCGCCGCCCAAAGGAGGTTTTCCCATTGA